From Polyodon spathula isolate WHYD16114869_AA chromosome 26, ASM1765450v1, whole genome shotgun sequence, one genomic window encodes:
- the LOC121300958 gene encoding conserved oligomeric Golgi complex subunit 7-like isoform X1, with protein sequence MDFSKFLDDDFDVKDWVNGVFKTVQKDAPGKVDGHAATLVMKLQLFIQEVNNAIEESSHQALQNMPRVLRDVEALKQEASFLKEQMVLVKEDIRKFEQDTVQSMQVLVEIDQVKSRMQDAAEALQEADKWSTLSADIEDTFKTQDIVVISSKLTSMQSSLAMLVDTPDYSEKCVHLEALKNRLEAMASPQIVATFNSQTLEQAKVFVKVFMEIDRMPQLLTYYYKCHKSQLVAVWQELCQSELSLDRQLTEFYDTLLATWHSQLQWSSQVFKNPYEIVTVLLIQTLGAMVPSIPVCLSTAMERAGQEAKLLILLDLYETAAHFAKGLEAAMLPHLGESNLLKVGELVTAVYGPYKRYQLQYGELEESNLLIQISAVPLERGEVIDCVQELSLSVNKLFSLASAAVDRCIKLTDGLGVCGLLKALKALFTKYVSDFAGTLQSIRKKCKLEDMPNSSLFQEDWTAFQNSVRIIATCGELLRQCGAYEQQLANRFLSTAGRYLSDSYSPSSLTGIQEASAADRRSSTRNPWQEYNYLLKGNAAEYASLMEMLYNLKEKGTGNSSLLAEPRSALTRLNQQAHQLAFDSVFLRIKQQLVLVSKLESWNSSGSGETLMEALPTFSLSPLEYITNIGQYIMSLPLHLEPFVTQEDSALELALHAGKLPFPPEQGDEVPELDNIADYWVGSVARATMQTYCDVILQIPELTPHSTKQLATDIAVTHAAADCNSSEDQTGGLQTNSENPAEKTGLHFCSNEGPRLLGFAGQRGRKAQMYFLSIK encoded by the exons ATGGACTTCTCCAAGTTTCTGGATGATGACTTTGATGTGAAGGACTGGGTGAATGGGGTCTTTAAAACAGTCCAGAAGGACGCACCTGGCAAAGTGGACGGCCATGCAGCAACTCTGGTCATGAAGTTACAGCTTTTCATACAAGAAGTCAATAATGCCATTGAAG AGAGCAGTCACCAGGCCCTGCAGAACATGCCCAGAGTGCTGCGTGACGTAGAGGCCCTGAAACAGGAGGCCTCCTTCCTCAAAGAGCAGATGGTCCTTGTGAAAGAGGACATAAGGAAGTTTGAACAGGACACAGTGCAGTCCATGCAG GTTCTCGTGGAAATCGACCAGGTTAAATCGAGGATGCAGGATGCTGCCGAGGCACTGCAAGAAGCAGACAAGTGGAGCACACTGAGTGCCGATATCGAGGACACGTTCAAAACACAG GACATAGTCGTGATCTCTTCCAAGCTGACGAGCATGCAGAGCAGCTTAGCCATGCTGGTGGATACTCCCGATTATTCAGAGAAATGTGTTCACCTGGAGGCCTTGAAGAACAGGCTGGAGGCTATGGCCAGCCCTCAAATCGTTGCCACTTTCAATTCACAGACTCTAG AGCAAGCCAAGGTGTTTGTGAAAGTGTTCATGGAGATTGACAGGATGCCACAGCTCCTCACCTACTACTACAAGTGCCACAAG AGCCAGCTGGTGGCTGTTTGGCAGGAGCTGTGCCAGAGTGAGCTGAGTCTGGACAGGCAGCTGACAGAATTCTACGACACACTGCTGGCAACGTGGCATTCACAGCTTCAGTGGAGCAGCCAG GTATTTAAAAACCCTTATGAGATTGTGACGGTTCTTCTAATTCAGACCCTTGGGGCCATGGTGCCTTCAATCCCGGTGTGCCTCAGCACAGCAATGGAGAGAGCAGGACAGGAAGCGAAGCTCCTGATCCTGCTGGATCTCTATGAAACAGCTGCTCATTTTGCTAAGGGACTAGAAGCTGCCATGTTGCCTCACCTTG GTGAAAGCAACTTGCTGAAAGTTGGGGAGTTGGTCACTGCGGTGTACGGACCTTATAAACGATACCAGCTTCAATACGGAGAGCTGGAGGAATCCAACCTGCTCATTCAGATCAGTGCTGTGCCACTG GAACGTGGGGAGGTGATAGACTGTGTGCAGGAGTTAAGTCTCTCTGTCAACAAGCTCTTCAGCCTGGCCTCTGCAGCTGTGGACCGGTGCATCAAGCTGACTGATGGCCTGGGGGTGTGTGGGCTGCTCAAAGCGCTGAAGGCTCTTTTTACAAA GTATGTTTCGGACTTCGCTGGCACACTGCAGTCTATACGAAAGAAGTGCAAACTGGAAGACATGCCGAACAGTTCCCTGTTTCAAGAAGACTGGACGGCTTTTCAGAACTCTGTTAG AATAATAGCAACTTGCGGTGAACTACTAAGGCAGTGCGGAGCTTATGAGCAGCAGTTAGCAAACAG GTTCTTGTCGACAGCAGGGAGATACCTGTCTGATTCGTACAGCCCCAGCAGCCTGACTGGGATTCAGGAGGCCAGCGCTGCAGACAGAAGGAGCTCCACTCGAAACCCGTGGCAGGAGTACAATTACTTGCTGAAGGGAAACGCGGCTGAGTATGCCAGCCTGATGGAAATGCTCTATAACTTAAAG GAGAAAGGGACAGGAAACTCAAGCCTGCTAGCTGAGCCTCGCTCTGCGCTGACCCGTCTGAACCAGCAGGCACACCAGCTAGCCTTCGACTCGGTCTTCCTGCGCATCAAACAGCAGCTCGTCCTGGTTTCAAAGCTGGAG AGCTGGAACTCCAGTGGCAGTGGGGAGACCCTTATGGAGGCCCTGCCCACGTTCAGCCTGTCCCCTCTTGAATACATCACCAAC ATTGGTCAGTATATCATGTCACTGCCTTTGCATTTGGAGCCCTTTGTCACCCAGGAGGATTCAGCCCTGGAGCTGGCACTACATGCAGGGAAACTGCCATTCCCTCCAGAGCAGG gtgATGAAGTACCAGAACTGGACAATATCGCAGACTACTGGGTTGGATCAGTTGCCAGAGCGACGATGCAGACCTACTGTGATGTTATTCTACAGATCCCAGAGCTCACTCCTCACTCCACCAAACAGCTGGCTACTGACATAG CCGTCACGCATGCTGCAGCAGATTGTAACTCTTCTGAAGACCAAACCGGAGGACTACAGACAAACAGCGAAAACCCTGCCGAGAAGACTGGCCTCCACTTTTGCAGCAATGAGGGGCCTCGATTATTAGGCTTTGCAGGACAGCGTGGGAGGAAggcacaaatgtattttcttagcATTAAGTGA
- the LOC121300958 gene encoding conserved oligomeric Golgi complex subunit 7-like isoform X2: MDFSKFLDDDFDVKDWVNGVFKTVQKDAPGKVDGHAATLVMKLQLFIQEVNNAIEESSHQALQNMPRVLRDVEALKQEASFLKEQMVLVKEDIRKFEQDTVQSMQVLVEIDQVKSRMQDAAEALQEADKWSTLSADIEDTFKTQDIVVISSKLTSMQSSLAMLVDTPDYSEKCVHLEALKNRLEAMASPQIVATFNSQTLEQAKVFVKVFMEIDRMPQLLTYYYKCHKSQLVAVWQELCQSELSLDRQLTEFYDTLLATWHSQLQWSSQVFKNPYEIVTVLLIQTLGAMVPSIPVCLSTAMERAGQEAKLLILLDLYETAAHFAKGLEAAMLPHLGESNLLKVGELVTAVYGPYKRYQLQYGELEESNLLIQISAVPLERGEVIDCVQELSLSVNKLFSLASAAVDRCIKLTDGLGVCGLLKALKALFTKYVSDFAGTLQSIRKKCKLEDMPNSSLFQEDWTAFQNSVRIIATCGELLRQCGAYEQQLANRFLSTAGRYLSDSYSPSSLTGIQEASAADRRSSTRNPWQEYNYLLKGNAAEYASLMEMLYNLKEKGTGNSSLLAEPRSALTRLNQQAHQLAFDSVFLRIKQQLVLVSKLESWNSSGSGETLMEALPTFSLSPLEYITNIGQYIMSLPLHLEPFVTQEDSALELALHAGKLPFPPEQGDEVPELDNIADYWVGSVARATMQTYCDVILQIPELTPHSTKQLATDIDYLCNVMDALVLQPSRMLQQIVTLLKTKPEDYRQTAKTLPRRLASTFAAMRGLDY, from the exons ATGGACTTCTCCAAGTTTCTGGATGATGACTTTGATGTGAAGGACTGGGTGAATGGGGTCTTTAAAACAGTCCAGAAGGACGCACCTGGCAAAGTGGACGGCCATGCAGCAACTCTGGTCATGAAGTTACAGCTTTTCATACAAGAAGTCAATAATGCCATTGAAG AGAGCAGTCACCAGGCCCTGCAGAACATGCCCAGAGTGCTGCGTGACGTAGAGGCCCTGAAACAGGAGGCCTCCTTCCTCAAAGAGCAGATGGTCCTTGTGAAAGAGGACATAAGGAAGTTTGAACAGGACACAGTGCAGTCCATGCAG GTTCTCGTGGAAATCGACCAGGTTAAATCGAGGATGCAGGATGCTGCCGAGGCACTGCAAGAAGCAGACAAGTGGAGCACACTGAGTGCCGATATCGAGGACACGTTCAAAACACAG GACATAGTCGTGATCTCTTCCAAGCTGACGAGCATGCAGAGCAGCTTAGCCATGCTGGTGGATACTCCCGATTATTCAGAGAAATGTGTTCACCTGGAGGCCTTGAAGAACAGGCTGGAGGCTATGGCCAGCCCTCAAATCGTTGCCACTTTCAATTCACAGACTCTAG AGCAAGCCAAGGTGTTTGTGAAAGTGTTCATGGAGATTGACAGGATGCCACAGCTCCTCACCTACTACTACAAGTGCCACAAG AGCCAGCTGGTGGCTGTTTGGCAGGAGCTGTGCCAGAGTGAGCTGAGTCTGGACAGGCAGCTGACAGAATTCTACGACACACTGCTGGCAACGTGGCATTCACAGCTTCAGTGGAGCAGCCAG GTATTTAAAAACCCTTATGAGATTGTGACGGTTCTTCTAATTCAGACCCTTGGGGCCATGGTGCCTTCAATCCCGGTGTGCCTCAGCACAGCAATGGAGAGAGCAGGACAGGAAGCGAAGCTCCTGATCCTGCTGGATCTCTATGAAACAGCTGCTCATTTTGCTAAGGGACTAGAAGCTGCCATGTTGCCTCACCTTG GTGAAAGCAACTTGCTGAAAGTTGGGGAGTTGGTCACTGCGGTGTACGGACCTTATAAACGATACCAGCTTCAATACGGAGAGCTGGAGGAATCCAACCTGCTCATTCAGATCAGTGCTGTGCCACTG GAACGTGGGGAGGTGATAGACTGTGTGCAGGAGTTAAGTCTCTCTGTCAACAAGCTCTTCAGCCTGGCCTCTGCAGCTGTGGACCGGTGCATCAAGCTGACTGATGGCCTGGGGGTGTGTGGGCTGCTCAAAGCGCTGAAGGCTCTTTTTACAAA GTATGTTTCGGACTTCGCTGGCACACTGCAGTCTATACGAAAGAAGTGCAAACTGGAAGACATGCCGAACAGTTCCCTGTTTCAAGAAGACTGGACGGCTTTTCAGAACTCTGTTAG AATAATAGCAACTTGCGGTGAACTACTAAGGCAGTGCGGAGCTTATGAGCAGCAGTTAGCAAACAG GTTCTTGTCGACAGCAGGGAGATACCTGTCTGATTCGTACAGCCCCAGCAGCCTGACTGGGATTCAGGAGGCCAGCGCTGCAGACAGAAGGAGCTCCACTCGAAACCCGTGGCAGGAGTACAATTACTTGCTGAAGGGAAACGCGGCTGAGTATGCCAGCCTGATGGAAATGCTCTATAACTTAAAG GAGAAAGGGACAGGAAACTCAAGCCTGCTAGCTGAGCCTCGCTCTGCGCTGACCCGTCTGAACCAGCAGGCACACCAGCTAGCCTTCGACTCGGTCTTCCTGCGCATCAAACAGCAGCTCGTCCTGGTTTCAAAGCTGGAG AGCTGGAACTCCAGTGGCAGTGGGGAGACCCTTATGGAGGCCCTGCCCACGTTCAGCCTGTCCCCTCTTGAATACATCACCAAC ATTGGTCAGTATATCATGTCACTGCCTTTGCATTTGGAGCCCTTTGTCACCCAGGAGGATTCAGCCCTGGAGCTGGCACTACATGCAGGGAAACTGCCATTCCCTCCAGAGCAGG gtgATGAAGTACCAGAACTGGACAATATCGCAGACTACTGGGTTGGATCAGTTGCCAGAGCGACGATGCAGACCTACTGTGATGTTATTCTACAGATCCCAGAGCTCACTCCTCACTCCACCAAACAGCTGGCTACTGACATAG attACCTGTGTAATGTGATGGATGCATTGGTCTTGCAGCCGTCACGCATGCTGCAGCAGATTGTAACTCTTCTGAAGACCAAACCGGAGGACTACAGACAAACAGCGAAAACCCTGCCGAGAAGACTGGCCTCCACTTTTGCAGCAATGAGGGGCCTCGATTATTAG
- the LOC121300958 gene encoding conserved oligomeric Golgi complex subunit 7-like isoform X3, protein MDFSKFLDDDFDVKDWVNGVFKTVQKDAPGKVDGHAATLVMKLQLFIQEVNNAIEESSHQALQNMPRVLRDVEALKQEASFLKEQMVLVKEDIRKFEQDTVQSMQVLVEIDQVKSRMQDAAEALQEADKWSTLSADIEDTFKTQDIVVISSKLTSMQSSLAMLVDTPDYSEKCVHLEALKNRLEAMASPQIVATFNSQTLEQAKVFVKVFMEIDRMPQLLTYYYKCHKSQLVAVWQELCQSELSLDRQLTEFYDTLLATWHSQLQWSSQVFKNPYEIVTVLLIQTLGAMVPSIPVCLSTAMERAGQEAKLLILLDLYETAAHFAKGLEAAMLPHLGESNLLKVGELVTAVYGPYKRYQLQYGELEESNLLIQISAVPLERGEVIDCVQELSLSVNKLFSLASAAVDRCIKLTDGLGVCGLLKALKALFTKYVSDFAGTLQSIRKKCKLEDMPNSSLFQEDWTAFQNSVRIIATCGELLRQCGAYEQQLANRFLSTAGRYLSDSYSPSSLTGIQEASAADRRSSTRNPWQEYNYLLKGNAAEYASLMEMLYNLKEKGTGNSSLLAEPRSALTRLNQQAHQLAFDSVFLRIKQQLVLVSKLESWNSSGSGETLMEALPTFSLSPLEYITNVMKYQNWTISQTTGLDQLPERRCRPTVMLFYRSQSSLLTPPNSWLLT, encoded by the exons ATGGACTTCTCCAAGTTTCTGGATGATGACTTTGATGTGAAGGACTGGGTGAATGGGGTCTTTAAAACAGTCCAGAAGGACGCACCTGGCAAAGTGGACGGCCATGCAGCAACTCTGGTCATGAAGTTACAGCTTTTCATACAAGAAGTCAATAATGCCATTGAAG AGAGCAGTCACCAGGCCCTGCAGAACATGCCCAGAGTGCTGCGTGACGTAGAGGCCCTGAAACAGGAGGCCTCCTTCCTCAAAGAGCAGATGGTCCTTGTGAAAGAGGACATAAGGAAGTTTGAACAGGACACAGTGCAGTCCATGCAG GTTCTCGTGGAAATCGACCAGGTTAAATCGAGGATGCAGGATGCTGCCGAGGCACTGCAAGAAGCAGACAAGTGGAGCACACTGAGTGCCGATATCGAGGACACGTTCAAAACACAG GACATAGTCGTGATCTCTTCCAAGCTGACGAGCATGCAGAGCAGCTTAGCCATGCTGGTGGATACTCCCGATTATTCAGAGAAATGTGTTCACCTGGAGGCCTTGAAGAACAGGCTGGAGGCTATGGCCAGCCCTCAAATCGTTGCCACTTTCAATTCACAGACTCTAG AGCAAGCCAAGGTGTTTGTGAAAGTGTTCATGGAGATTGACAGGATGCCACAGCTCCTCACCTACTACTACAAGTGCCACAAG AGCCAGCTGGTGGCTGTTTGGCAGGAGCTGTGCCAGAGTGAGCTGAGTCTGGACAGGCAGCTGACAGAATTCTACGACACACTGCTGGCAACGTGGCATTCACAGCTTCAGTGGAGCAGCCAG GTATTTAAAAACCCTTATGAGATTGTGACGGTTCTTCTAATTCAGACCCTTGGGGCCATGGTGCCTTCAATCCCGGTGTGCCTCAGCACAGCAATGGAGAGAGCAGGACAGGAAGCGAAGCTCCTGATCCTGCTGGATCTCTATGAAACAGCTGCTCATTTTGCTAAGGGACTAGAAGCTGCCATGTTGCCTCACCTTG GTGAAAGCAACTTGCTGAAAGTTGGGGAGTTGGTCACTGCGGTGTACGGACCTTATAAACGATACCAGCTTCAATACGGAGAGCTGGAGGAATCCAACCTGCTCATTCAGATCAGTGCTGTGCCACTG GAACGTGGGGAGGTGATAGACTGTGTGCAGGAGTTAAGTCTCTCTGTCAACAAGCTCTTCAGCCTGGCCTCTGCAGCTGTGGACCGGTGCATCAAGCTGACTGATGGCCTGGGGGTGTGTGGGCTGCTCAAAGCGCTGAAGGCTCTTTTTACAAA GTATGTTTCGGACTTCGCTGGCACACTGCAGTCTATACGAAAGAAGTGCAAACTGGAAGACATGCCGAACAGTTCCCTGTTTCAAGAAGACTGGACGGCTTTTCAGAACTCTGTTAG AATAATAGCAACTTGCGGTGAACTACTAAGGCAGTGCGGAGCTTATGAGCAGCAGTTAGCAAACAG GTTCTTGTCGACAGCAGGGAGATACCTGTCTGATTCGTACAGCCCCAGCAGCCTGACTGGGATTCAGGAGGCCAGCGCTGCAGACAGAAGGAGCTCCACTCGAAACCCGTGGCAGGAGTACAATTACTTGCTGAAGGGAAACGCGGCTGAGTATGCCAGCCTGATGGAAATGCTCTATAACTTAAAG GAGAAAGGGACAGGAAACTCAAGCCTGCTAGCTGAGCCTCGCTCTGCGCTGACCCGTCTGAACCAGCAGGCACACCAGCTAGCCTTCGACTCGGTCTTCCTGCGCATCAAACAGCAGCTCGTCCTGGTTTCAAAGCTGGAG AGCTGGAACTCCAGTGGCAGTGGGGAGACCCTTATGGAGGCCCTGCCCACGTTCAGCCTGTCCCCTCTTGAATACATCACCAAC gtgATGAAGTACCAGAACTGGACAATATCGCAGACTACTGGGTTGGATCAGTTGCCAGAGCGACGATGCAGACCTACTGTGATGTTATTCTACAGATCCCAGAGCTCACTCCTCACTCCACCAAACAGCTGGCTACTGACATAG